A genomic region of Balearica regulorum gibbericeps isolate bBalReg1 chromosome 8, bBalReg1.pri, whole genome shotgun sequence contains the following coding sequences:
- the CRYZ gene encoding quinone oxidoreductase has product MAATRNVMRAVRVFEFGGPEVLKLQSDVLIPDPKENQVLIKVHACGVNPVETYIRSGNYARKPALPYTPGSDVAGVIESVGEHVTAFKKGDRVFTISTVSGGYADYAVAAANRIFPLSDKLDFKQGAAIGIPYFTAYRALFQKGRAKAGESVLVHGASGGVGIATCQIARACGLKVLGTAGTEEGMNMVLRNGAHQAFNHREANYTDKIKEYIGMKGVDIIIEMLSNINLATDLQLLSYAGRVMVVGCRGPIEINPRDTMSKESSIIGVSLFLATEEEMHECATAVLKGIEAGWLKPIVGSEYPLAEVAKAHEDIIHSSGARGKMVLLP; this is encoded by the exons ATGGCAGCCACAAGAAATGTGATGAGAGCTGTCAGAGTTTTTGAATTTGGTGGCCCTGAAGTGCTTAAACTCCAGTCAGATGTCTTAATTCCCGatccaaaagaaaatcag GTGTTAATTAAAGTCCATGCCTGTGGGGTAAATCCTGTTGAGACATATATTCGTTCTGGAAATTATGCTAGAAAACCAGCTTTACCCTACACTCCTGGCTCAGATGTGGCCGGTGTAATAGAAAGTGTTGGGGAACATGTGACTGCATTCAAG AAAGGTGACAGGGTTTTTACCATTAGTACGGTCTCTGGAGGATATGCAGATTATGCAGTTGCTGCAGCTAATAGAATCTTTCCTTTGTCGGATAAATTGGACTTTAAGCAAGGAGCAGCAATTGGGATACCCTACTTCACTGCTTATCGTGCTCTTTTCCAAAA aggACGTGCCAAAGCAGGGGAAAGTGTGCTAGTGCATGGTGCGAGTGGGGGA GTGGGAATAGCAACATGTCAGATTGCCAGAGCTTGTGGTTTAAAGGTTTTGGGTACAGCAGGAACTGAGGAAGGCATGAACATGGTTCTGAGAAATGGTGCTCACCAAGCATTTAATCACAGAGAAGCTAATTACACTGATAAAATTAAG GAATACATAGGGATGAAAGGAGTTGACATAATAATAGAAATGCTGTCTAACATCAATCTTGCTACTGACTTGCAACTGTTGTCCTATGCAGGAAGGGTGATG GTTGTGGGCTGTAGAGGTCCTATTGAGATAAATCCAAGAGACACTATGAGTAAAGAATCTAGCATAATTGGAGTTAGTCTGTTTCTTGCAACTGAG GAGGAGATGCATGAATGTGCAACAGCAGTCCTCAAAGGCATAGAAGCTGGCTGGCTGAAACCAATTGTAGGCTCTGAATATCCACTGGCAGAAGTAGCTAAGGCTCATGAAGACATTATTCATAGCAGTGGTGCTCGAGGAAAGATGGTGCTCCTTCCATAA
- the TYW3 gene encoding tRNA wybutosine-synthesizing protein 3 homolog: MATFRQRKAQRLARADGSRKGALDERAAAVVQLLNGRAQFCTTSSCSGRLVLAQGSAADINSCEIQKKNCTWLMVTHEACTKGDVMTALEKATGDVVLKFEPFVLHVLCRELQDAQLLHSVAVDSGFRNSGITVGRGGKIMMAVRSTHCLEVPLIHKGKLMVSEEYIEFLIHIANRKMEENIRRIDRFHKGLELALKSAVSANNSPSEAAEKNRSVYIHRRKRKTIQEHSVHTSPEDHNEELEPEDDTESSLDIFAEITI; the protein is encoded by the exons ATGGCCACCTTCCGGCAGCGGAAGGCGCAGCGCCTGGCGCGGGCGGACGGCAGCAGGAAGGGCGCCCTGGACGAGCGCGCCGCCGCCGTCGTGCAGTTGCTCAACGGGCGAGCGCAGTTCTGcaccaccagctcctgctcGGGCCGCCTGGTCCTGGCGCAGGGCAGCGCCGCG GATATAAACAGCTGTGAGATCCAGAAGAAGAACTGCACGTGGCTCATGGTAACGCATGAAGCGTGCACCAAAGGCGATGTG ATGACAGCACTAGAGAAAGCCACCGGTGACGTTGTGCTCAAGTTTGAACCATTCGTTCTTCATGTGCTGTGTCGAGAGCTGCAGGATGCACAGCTTCTG CATTCGGTGGCTGTTGATTCTGGGTTCAGGAACTCTGGTATTACAGttggcagaggaggaaaaattatGATG GCTGTCCGGAGCACTCATTGCTTAGAAGTTCCATTAATCCACAAGGGGAAATTGATGGTCTCCGAAGAATATATTGAATTTCTGATACATATAGCTAATcggaaaatggaagaaaacataagGAGGATTGACAG GTTCCACAAAGGCTTAGAGTTAGCTTTGAAAAGTGCCGTCAGTGCAAACAACTCGCCTTCTGAGGCGGCAGAGAAGAATCGCTCTGTGTACattcacagaagaaagaggaagaccATTCAAGAACACAGTGTACACACCTCTCCAGAGGATCACAATGAAGAATTGGAGCCTGAAGATGACACAGAAAGCAGTCTCgatatttttgctgaaatcaCGATATAG